One genomic window of Candidatus Kuenenia stuttgartiensis includes the following:
- a CDS encoding DUF2130 domain-containing protein, with protein sequence MTEPMITCPKCQTAIKLTESLAAPIVESARREYEQRLAQKDADIAKRETLLCEREKEIVRAKEAIDGQVAEKLRQERDRIVAEESRKAKLALAADFEQKRKELADLQEVLKQRDEKLAEAQKAQAEVLRRQRELDDEKREFDLTVEKRIQEGLATVREQAHKEAEDQLKFKVLEKEQTIASMQKQIEELKRKADQGSQQLQGEVQELELEALLISKFPRDTIEPVPKGEHGGDVLHRVIGHLGQSCGTILWESKRTKSWSDGWLIKLREDQRAAKAEIAVIVSQALPKGAATFELIDGVWVTHPRAAIPVAVTLRHTLIEVSSARQTMEGQQTKMEMVYRYLTGPRFRQRVQAIVEAFSSMQEDLDKEKKIITKQWAKREEQIGRVMQSTVGMYGDLQGIAGKTLQEIEGLELSALEASEE encoded by the coding sequence GTGACAGAGCCAATGATTACTTGTCCGAAATGCCAGACTGCGATTAAGCTGACAGAATCGCTTGCGGCGCCGATCGTCGAGTCCGCCCGTCGCGAGTATGAGCAACGTCTGGCACAGAAAGACGCTGACATCGCCAAACGCGAAACCTTGCTTTGTGAGCGTGAAAAAGAGATTGTCAGGGCAAAAGAGGCTATTGACGGACAGGTCGCAGAGAAACTGCGTCAGGAGCGCGACAGGATAGTTGCTGAAGAATCCAGGAAGGCCAAGCTTGCACTTGCTGCCGACTTTGAGCAAAAACGAAAGGAACTTGCCGATCTTCAGGAAGTGCTCAAACAGAGGGACGAGAAACTTGCCGAGGCGCAGAAGGCGCAGGCTGAAGTCTTGAGAAGGCAGCGGGAACTCGATGACGAAAAACGCGAATTTGACTTGACGGTGGAGAAGCGCATACAGGAAGGGCTTGCCACGGTACGTGAACAAGCGCACAAAGAGGCTGAAGACCAACTTAAATTCAAGGTGTTGGAGAAAGAGCAGACTATTGCTTCAATGCAAAAGCAGATAGAAGAACTTAAGCGCAAGGCCGATCAGGGGTCACAGCAACTTCAGGGAGAAGTCCAGGAGCTTGAGCTTGAAGCGCTATTGATCTCGAAATTCCCGCGCGATACGATAGAACCCGTTCCGAAGGGCGAGCATGGCGGCGATGTGTTGCATCGGGTCATTGGCCATCTCGGCCAATCCTGCGGTACTATCTTGTGGGAGTCCAAAAGGACAAAGAGCTGGAGCGACGGCTGGCTTATCAAGCTTCGTGAAGACCAGCGGGCAGCAAAGGCAGAGATTGCCGTAATCGTCAGCCAGGCGCTCCCGAAGGGCGCGGCGACATTCGAATTGATTGACGGCGTATGGGTAACGCATCCCAGGGCAGCAATTCCCGTAGCTGTCACGCTCCGCCACACCCTCATCGAGGTCTCATCAGCCAGGCAGACTATGGAAGGGCAGCAAACCAAGATGGAAATGGTCTACAGGTACCTCACCGGCCCTAGATTCCGACAGCGTGTACAGGCCATCGTTGAGGCGTTCTCCTCCATGCAGGAAGACCTCGACAAAGAGAAGAAGATCATTACGAAGCAATGGGCCAAGCGCGAGGAACAGATCGGGCGCGTGATGCAGTCTACCGTTGGCATGTACGGCGACCTGCAGGGTATTGCTGGGAAGACGTTGCAGGAGATTGAGGGGTTGGAATTAAGCGCTTTGGAGGCATCTGAAGAATAA